The Petropleomorpha daqingensis genome includes a window with the following:
- a CDS encoding dihydrolipoamide acetyltransferase family protein — translation MALREFRLPDVGEGLTEGEILQWLVAVGDTVTINQPLCEVETAKAAVELPSPYAGTVAELKFEPGTTVDVGTPIITIDTGGDAAPAPVAPAAPASAPASSSAEAEPAAGLIGGPAPGGRTSVLVGYGPRNTEAKRRPRRTGAVSSGGSSARATAVLPEADYGSGPDHPPLLATAPDATVKPVRHGGLEIGRAVEAHVAVEEAAPARPAEHGHGRLRPLAKPPVRKYAKDRGVDLTLVRGSGEDGVITRADVDAALSTPVEAPERGHARETAGGYARETAGEQRIPIKGVRKHTAAAMVASAFTAPHVTEFLTVDVTRMMKLRTRLAARPELAGLKISPLLFVAKALLLAAKRHPMVNSSWDEAAQEIVVHGQVNLGIAAATPRGLVVPNIKDADRLSLAELAGALAELTETARAGKTSPADMTGGTITITNVGVFGVDTGTPILNPGESAILAFGAIREMPWVHKGKLAVRQVTQLGLSFDHRIIDGELGSRFLADVGALLHDPGTALAF, via the coding sequence ATGGCGCTGCGTGAATTCCGGCTGCCCGACGTCGGCGAGGGGCTGACCGAGGGCGAGATCCTGCAGTGGCTGGTCGCCGTCGGCGACACGGTCACGATCAACCAGCCGCTGTGCGAGGTGGAGACGGCGAAGGCGGCCGTCGAGCTGCCCTCGCCGTACGCCGGCACGGTCGCCGAGCTGAAGTTCGAGCCCGGGACGACGGTCGACGTCGGCACGCCGATCATCACGATCGACACCGGCGGCGACGCAGCTCCCGCCCCCGTCGCGCCGGCCGCCCCGGCCTCGGCCCCGGCTTCGTCCTCGGCCGAGGCCGAGCCCGCCGCCGGGCTGATCGGCGGTCCGGCCCCGGGTGGGCGCACGTCGGTGCTGGTCGGCTACGGCCCGAGGAACACCGAGGCCAAGCGGCGGCCGCGGCGCACCGGCGCTGTGTCATCGGGAGGGTCATCCGCCCGCGCCACCGCCGTCCTGCCCGAGGCCGACTACGGCTCCGGGCCGGATCACCCGCCGCTGCTGGCCACCGCCCCCGATGCGACCGTGAAGCCGGTCCGGCACGGCGGGCTGGAGATCGGCCGCGCGGTCGAGGCGCACGTCGCCGTCGAGGAGGCCGCGCCGGCCCGGCCGGCCGAGCACGGGCATGGCCGGCTGCGCCCGCTGGCCAAGCCGCCGGTGCGCAAGTACGCCAAGGACCGAGGGGTCGACCTGACCCTCGTGCGCGGCAGCGGCGAGGACGGCGTCATCACCCGCGCCGACGTCGACGCCGCCCTGTCCACCCCCGTCGAGGCCCCCGAGCGCGGTCATGCACGCGAAACCGCGGGTGGTTATGCGCGCGAAACCGCGGGGGAGCAGCGGATCCCGATCAAGGGGGTGCGCAAGCACACCGCGGCGGCGATGGTGGCCAGCGCGTTCACCGCGCCGCACGTCACGGAGTTCCTGACCGTCGACGTCACGCGGATGATGAAGCTGCGCACCCGGCTGGCGGCCCGCCCCGAGCTCGCCGGGCTCAAGATCAGCCCGCTGCTGTTCGTGGCCAAGGCGCTGCTCCTGGCGGCGAAGCGGCACCCCATGGTCAACAGCTCGTGGGACGAGGCGGCGCAGGAGATCGTCGTCCACGGGCAGGTCAACCTCGGCATCGCCGCGGCCACCCCGCGCGGGCTCGTCGTCCCCAACATCAAGGACGCCGACCGGCTGTCGCTGGCCGAGCTGGCCGGGGCCCTGGCCGAGCTGACCGAGACCGCGCGCGCCGGCAAGACCTCGCCCGCGGACATGACCGGCGGCACGATCACGATCACCAACGTCGGCGTCTTCGGCGTCGACACCGGCACGCCGATCCTCAACCCCGGCGAGTCGGCGATCCTGGCCTTCGGCGCGATCCGCGAGATGCCGTGGGTGCACAAGGGCAAGCTCGCCGTACGGCAGGTGACCCAGCTCGGGCTGTCGTTCGACCACCGGATCATCGACGGCGAGCTCGGCAGCCGGTTCCTCGCCGACGTCGGCGCCCTGCTGCACGATCCGGGGACCGCGCTGGCCTTCTGA
- a CDS encoding alpha-ketoacid dehydrogenase subunit beta has product MSTETLTIGKALNLGLRRAMEDDAKVVLMGEDIGKLGGVFRITDGLQKDFGDDRVVDTPLAEAGILGTAVGLAMRGYRPVCEIQFDGFVFPAYNQIVTQVAKIHARSRGKLAMPIVIRIPFGGGIGAVEHHSESPEAYFAHTAGLKVVAVSNPVDAYWGIQQAIAHPDPIVFLEPKRRYWEKAPVDTDATPEPLFASRVVRGGDDLTVLAYGPMVKTALQAAEAAAEEGRSLEVVDLRTLSPLDLDPVFESVRRTGRCVVVHEAPVTLGLGSEIAARITEQCFYSLEAPVLRVGGYDTPYPPSKLEEEYLPDLDRVLDAVDRALGF; this is encoded by the coding sequence ATGAGCACCGAGACGCTCACCATCGGCAAGGCGCTCAACCTCGGCCTGCGCCGGGCCATGGAGGACGACGCCAAGGTCGTGCTCATGGGCGAGGACATCGGCAAGCTCGGCGGTGTCTTCCGCATCACCGACGGCTTGCAGAAGGACTTCGGGGACGACCGCGTGGTCGACACCCCGCTGGCCGAGGCCGGCATCCTCGGCACCGCGGTCGGCCTGGCCATGCGCGGCTACCGGCCGGTCTGCGAGATCCAGTTCGACGGCTTCGTCTTCCCGGCCTACAACCAGATCGTCACCCAGGTCGCCAAGATCCACGCCCGCTCGCGGGGCAAGCTGGCGATGCCGATCGTCATCCGGATCCCGTTCGGTGGCGGCATCGGCGCGGTCGAGCACCACAGCGAGAGCCCCGAGGCGTACTTCGCGCACACGGCCGGCCTCAAGGTGGTCGCCGTCTCCAACCCGGTCGACGCCTACTGGGGCATCCAGCAGGCCATCGCCCACCCCGACCCGATCGTCTTCCTCGAGCCCAAGCGGCGGTACTGGGAGAAGGCGCCGGTCGACACCGACGCGACCCCCGAGCCGCTGTTCGCCTCGCGCGTCGTCCGCGGCGGGGACGACCTCACCGTGCTGGCCTACGGCCCGATGGTCAAGACGGCGCTGCAGGCCGCCGAGGCCGCGGCCGAGGAGGGCCGCTCGCTCGAGGTCGTCGACCTGCGCACCCTCTCGCCGCTGGACCTCGACCCGGTGTTCGAGTCGGTGCGGCGCACCGGTCGCTGCGTCGTCGTCCACGAGGCGCCGGTGACGCTCGGGCTCGGGTCGGAGATCGCCGCGCGGATCACCGAGCAGTGCTTCTACTCCCTGGAGGCGCCGGTCCTGCGGGTCGGCGGCTACGACACGCCCTACCCGCCGTCGAAGCTCGAGGAGGAGTACCTCCCCGACCTCGACCGCGTGCTCGACGCCGTCGACCGCGCCCTGGGGTTCTGA
- the pdhA gene encoding pyruvate dehydrogenase (acetyl-transferring) E1 component subunit alpha: MTALHHATEVVDPVPGAEAPHLPQQPELVQLLTPEGERVEHPEYSIDISEDELRSLYRDLTLVRRWDVEATALQRQGELGIWASLLGQEAAQVGAGRALAATDMAFPTYREHGVAWVRGVDPLDVISLFRGVDNGGWDPVATGFNLYTVVIGAQCLHATGYAMGVQRDSADSAVLAFLGDGATSQGEVNESLIWAATFSAPVVFFCQNNQYAISVPIERQSRVPLFQRAAGFGFPGVRVDGNDVLAVLAVTKAALAAAREGQGPTFIEAFTYRMGAHTTSDDPTRYRLASELEEWKLRDPIARLKAYLSRTGIADHDFFDSVEAEADELAARIRTGTVEMVDPPGTSMFDHVYAEQTPELAAQRAEFAEYHASFADGGHDRPDEVTPGPGEDVF; this comes from the coding sequence GTGACTGCGCTGCACCATGCGACCGAAGTGGTCGACCCGGTACCCGGGGCGGAGGCGCCCCATCTGCCCCAGCAGCCGGAGCTGGTGCAGCTGCTGACACCGGAGGGCGAGCGGGTCGAGCATCCCGAGTACTCGATCGACATCTCCGAGGACGAGCTGCGCTCGCTCTACCGCGACCTGACCCTGGTCCGCCGCTGGGACGTCGAGGCCACCGCGCTGCAGCGCCAGGGCGAGCTCGGCATCTGGGCGTCGCTGCTGGGCCAGGAGGCGGCGCAGGTCGGCGCCGGCCGCGCCCTCGCCGCCACCGACATGGCCTTCCCGACCTACCGCGAGCACGGCGTCGCCTGGGTCCGGGGTGTCGACCCGCTCGACGTGATCAGCCTGTTCCGCGGCGTGGACAACGGCGGCTGGGACCCGGTGGCCACCGGCTTCAACCTCTACACCGTGGTCATCGGCGCGCAGTGCCTGCACGCGACCGGCTACGCCATGGGCGTGCAGCGCGACAGCGCGGACAGCGCCGTCCTGGCCTTCCTCGGCGACGGGGCCACCAGCCAGGGCGAGGTCAACGAGTCGCTGATCTGGGCGGCGACCTTCTCCGCCCCGGTCGTCTTCTTCTGCCAGAACAACCAGTACGCGATCAGCGTGCCGATCGAGCGCCAGTCCCGCGTGCCGCTGTTCCAGCGGGCCGCCGGCTTCGGCTTCCCCGGCGTCCGGGTCGACGGCAACGACGTCCTCGCCGTCCTGGCCGTGACGAAGGCGGCGCTCGCCGCCGCCCGCGAGGGCCAGGGCCCCACCTTCATCGAGGCGTTCACCTACCGCATGGGCGCGCACACCACCTCCGACGACCCGACCCGCTACCGGCTGGCCAGCGAGCTGGAGGAGTGGAAGCTGCGCGACCCGATCGCCCGGCTCAAGGCCTACCTCTCCCGCACCGGCATCGCCGACCACGACTTCTTCGACTCCGTCGAGGCAGAGGCCGACGAGCTCGCCGCCCGGATCCGCACGGGCACCGTCGAGATGGTCGATCCGCCGGGCACCTCGATGTTCGACCACGTGTACGCCGAGCAGACCCCGGAGCTGGCCGCCCAGCGCGCGGAGTTCGCCGAGTACCACGCCTCGTTCGCCGACGGCGGGCACGACCGGCCCGACGAGGTCACCCCCGGCCCCGGAGAGGACGTCTTCTGA
- a CDS encoding Lrp/AsnC family transcriptional regulator → MPDVDATDARLLLALNEDPRASVMALSQRLGLARNTVQARLARLEQSGVLAPFERRVRPEALGYRLRAYVTVQVVQRSLAEVSDALAHIPEVLEVIGLSGVVDLLVEVAARDADDLWRITEQVLAIPGVQRTDTALALRRFVDHRIAPLLERSAGVDGAATG, encoded by the coding sequence GTGCCCGACGTCGACGCCACCGACGCCCGGTTGCTGCTGGCCCTGAACGAGGACCCGCGCGCCAGCGTCATGGCGCTCTCCCAGCGGCTGGGGCTGGCCCGCAACACGGTGCAGGCCCGGCTGGCCCGGCTCGAGCAGAGCGGCGTCCTGGCCCCCTTCGAGCGGCGCGTGCGCCCCGAGGCCCTCGGCTACCGGTTGCGCGCCTACGTCACCGTGCAGGTGGTGCAGCGCAGCCTGGCCGAGGTGAGCGACGCCCTCGCGCACATCCCCGAGGTGCTCGAGGTGATCGGGCTGTCCGGGGTCGTCGACCTGCTGGTCGAGGTCGCGGCCCGGGACGCCGACGACCTGTGGCGGATCACCGAGCAGGTGCTCGCCATCCCGGGCGTGCAGCGCACCGACACGGCGCTGGCGCTGCGCCGGTTCGTCGACCACCGCATCGCGCCGCTGCTGGAGCGCTCGGCCGGAGTCGACGGGGCCGCGACGGGCTAG
- a CDS encoding DUF3253 domain-containing protein codes for MRRTGSFDCPSDAARAVDPEDWRRLMPAAREAAGRLAAAGDVEVTQRGAVVDVATARGPVRIRRPSRN; via the coding sequence GTGAGGAGGACGGGGTCCTTCGACTGCCCTTCCGACGCGGCCCGCGCGGTGGATCCCGAGGACTGGCGCCGGCTGATGCCCGCCGCGCGCGAGGCCGCCGGGCGGCTGGCCGCCGCGGGGGACGTGGAGGTCACCCAGCGGGGCGCGGTGGTCGACGTCGCGACCGCCCGCGGGCCGGTCCGCATCCGCCGGCCGAGCCGGAACTAG
- a CDS encoding pyridoxamine 5'-phosphate oxidase family protein: MQEITSEAELRELLGHPLPRVATKERPALDEFDRQFLAAAPICLVATSDADGRCDVSPKGDPPGFTVVLDERTIALPERAGNRRADGYRNILTNPHVGLVYLLPGRGDTLRINGRARLVRDEALLDRMVEQGHRPILALVVDVEEVFFHCAKAFLRSRLWEPETWAPDAVPSRARIAQRQERAGESLPDLERYYGEAYTAGLYPSS, encoded by the coding sequence GTGCAGGAGATCACCAGCGAGGCGGAGCTGCGCGAGCTGCTCGGTCATCCGCTGCCCCGCGTGGCCACCAAGGAGCGCCCGGCGCTCGACGAGTTCGACCGGCAGTTCCTCGCCGCCGCACCCATCTGCCTGGTCGCCACCAGCGACGCGGACGGGCGCTGCGACGTCTCGCCGAAGGGGGACCCGCCGGGCTTCACCGTCGTCCTGGACGAGCGGACGATCGCGCTGCCCGAGCGGGCCGGCAACCGCCGGGCCGACGGCTACCGGAACATCCTGACCAACCCGCACGTCGGCCTGGTGTACCTGCTCCCCGGCCGGGGCGACACGCTGCGCATCAACGGCCGCGCCCGGCTGGTGCGCGACGAGGCGCTGCTCGACCGCATGGTGGAGCAGGGTCACCGCCCGATCCTCGCGCTCGTCGTGGACGTGGAGGAGGTCTTCTTCCACTGCGCGAAGGCGTTCCTGCGCTCGCGGCTGTGGGAGCCGGAGACCTGGGCGCCCGACGCGGTCCCGTCACGGGCGCGCATCGCCCAGCGGCAGGAGCGCGCCGGCGAGTCGCTGCCCGACCTCGAGCGCTACTACGGCGAGGCCTACACCGCCGGCCTCTACCCGTCGTCCTGA
- a CDS encoding serine hydrolase domain-containing protein — MAEPVLPTTARRLLARLARAQRDGRAPSLVAGVVRDGGLAWSAGRGAVPEPHTDVQYRLGSISKTVTAIVVMRLRDEGRLRLDDPLEKHLPGTPLGDRTLGQLLAHLAGASAESPGDWWERTPGGTLADLQLEEDDVVLGAARRFHYSNLGFGLLGELVARVRGASWDDVVDREVLAPLGMARTTPRPVPPAAAGIAVHPWADVVLPEPEHHAGIMAAAGQLWAPLTDLARFAVFLLGDTGDVLSAATLAEMAEPAGVDSSAPGWSAYGLGLQVLRVDDRTLIGHGGSMPGFLAGVFVDRDEQTGGVSLANTTAGLDTVIPGMLADLRASEPRIVEAWVPSPPPVDLDVLGVWFWGPAPHLLRAVPGGLLHLGPLPGRGGRASRFTRRPDGTWLGLDGYYAGETLRIADDHLDLGTFIFTRSPYDPAAPVPGGVDESGWR, encoded by the coding sequence ATGGCCGAACCCGTGCTGCCGACCACCGCCCGCCGGCTCCTCGCCCGCCTCGCGCGCGCCCAGCGCGACGGGCGGGCGCCGAGCCTGGTCGCCGGCGTGGTCCGCGACGGGGGGCTGGCCTGGTCCGCGGGGCGTGGTGCGGTGCCCGAGCCGCACACCGACGTTCAGTACCGCCTGGGTTCGATCAGCAAGACCGTGACCGCGATCGTCGTGATGCGGCTGCGCGACGAGGGCCGCCTCCGGCTCGACGACCCGCTGGAGAAGCACCTGCCCGGCACCCCGCTGGGCGACCGCACCCTGGGCCAGCTGCTCGCGCACCTGGCCGGCGCGTCGGCCGAGTCCCCGGGCGACTGGTGGGAGCGCACGCCCGGCGGCACGCTCGCCGATCTGCAGCTCGAGGAGGACGACGTCGTCCTGGGCGCCGCCCGCCGGTTCCACTACTCCAACCTCGGCTTCGGCCTGCTCGGCGAGCTCGTCGCGCGGGTGCGCGGGGCGTCGTGGGACGACGTCGTCGACCGCGAGGTGCTGGCCCCGCTCGGCATGGCCCGGACGACGCCGCGCCCGGTGCCGCCCGCGGCCGCCGGCATCGCGGTGCACCCGTGGGCCGACGTCGTCCTGCCCGAGCCCGAGCACCACGCCGGGATCATGGCCGCGGCCGGCCAGCTCTGGGCGCCCCTGACCGATCTCGCCCGGTTCGCGGTGTTCCTGCTCGGCGACACCGGTGACGTCCTGTCCGCGGCGACGCTGGCGGAGATGGCCGAGCCGGCCGGCGTGGACTCCTCGGCACCAGGCTGGTCGGCGTACGGGCTGGGCCTGCAGGTGCTGCGGGTCGACGACCGGACGCTGATCGGCCACGGCGGCTCGATGCCCGGGTTCCTGGCCGGGGTCTTCGTCGACCGCGACGAGCAGACCGGCGGTGTCTCGCTGGCCAACACGACGGCCGGTCTCGACACGGTGATCCCGGGGATGCTGGCCGATCTGCGGGCCTCGGAGCCGCGGATCGTGGAGGCCTGGGTGCCGTCGCCGCCGCCGGTCGACCTGGACGTGCTCGGCGTCTGGTTCTGGGGGCCGGCGCCGCACCTGCTGCGCGCGGTGCCGGGTGGGCTGCTGCACCTCGGCCCGCTGCCCGGCCGCGGCGGCCGGGCCAGCCGGTTCACCCGTCGTCCGGACGGCACCTGGCTGGGCCTCGACGGCTACTACGCGGGCGAGACCCTGCGGATCGCCGACGACCACCTCGACCTGGGCACGTTCATCTTCACGCGGTCGCCGTACGACCCGGCCGCGCCCGTGCCCGGCGGCGTCGACGAGTCCGGCTGGCGCTAG
- a CDS encoding ASCH domain-containing protein codes for MLIDRATAQGIADGTVTLAFRRWDRPRMRPGSRQRTGAGVVEIVSVAEVDPGSLTEDDARAAGVASLARLHRLLDRRPGPALYRMQVRWAGPDPRVALRAEAALSAADRAEIDHRLGRLDTARDVPWTREVLRLIAERPGVRAPDLAAGLGRDTLAFKRDVRKLKELGLTHSLEVGYELSPRGTAYLDGGG; via the coding sequence GTGCTCATCGACCGGGCCACCGCGCAGGGCATCGCCGACGGCACGGTCACGCTCGCCTTCCGCCGCTGGGACCGGCCGCGGATGCGACCCGGGAGCCGGCAGCGCACCGGGGCCGGGGTGGTCGAGATCGTCTCCGTCGCGGAGGTCGATCCAGGCTCGCTGACCGAGGACGACGCCCGCGCGGCCGGCGTGGCATCCCTCGCGCGGCTGCACCGCCTGCTCGACCGCCGTCCCGGGCCCGCGCTGTACCGGATGCAGGTCCGGTGGGCCGGTCCCGATCCGCGGGTGGCCCTGCGCGCCGAGGCAGCGCTCTCCGCCGCCGACCGCGCGGAGATCGACCACCGCCTGGGCCGGCTGGACACCGCCCGGGACGTGCCCTGGACGCGCGAGGTGCTGCGGCTGATCGCCGAGCGTCCCGGCGTGCGGGCGCCCGACCTCGCCGCCGGGCTGGGGCGGGACACCCTGGCGTTCAAGCGGGACGTCCGCAAGCTCAAGGAGCTCGGCCTCACGCACAGCCTCGAGGTCGGCTACGAGCTCTCGCCGCGCGGGACGGCGTACCTGGACGGCGGCGGCTGA
- a CDS encoding YrdB family protein, with amino-acid sequence MQIRSWLWATVAFAAELASLAALAVAGWALPAPTALRVLAAIGFPLVAAVLWGLFAAPRSVVHVPALAVVTKVVVHGAAVLALVLLGHPVLAVVLAVAALLGATLSRPVIVPAAG; translated from the coding sequence ATGCAGATCCGGTCCTGGCTGTGGGCGACCGTCGCGTTCGCCGCCGAGCTCGCGTCCCTGGCCGCGCTGGCCGTCGCCGGGTGGGCGCTGCCCGCCCCGACGGCGCTGCGCGTGCTCGCCGCGATCGGGTTCCCGCTGGTCGCCGCCGTCCTCTGGGGCCTGTTCGCCGCCCCGCGGTCGGTCGTCCACGTCCCGGCGCTCGCCGTCGTCACCAAGGTCGTGGTGCACGGCGCGGCCGTGCTGGCGCTCGTCCTGCTCGGGCACCCGGTGCTCGCCGTCGTCCTGGCCGTCGCCGCCCTGCTGGGGGCGACGCTGTCCCGGCCGGTCATCGTCCCGGCGGCAGGCTGA
- a CDS encoding C40 family peptidase produces the protein MATARTSFPRPNLPLRPLRTVRRTVLVLTGAIAVSAGIAFVPQVASAAPDAPATAKEAAELMAARAHDLEVVTEQFNTARSELETQQAAAKAAADAVAKAQADLATAQAQVRGIARSAFTGGTTNGFSAMMTSDSADEFVDKMSTLQMVADHQNAILDQVAAASQAAAQAQTVAAKSAADAQSRYDKVAAQQADLQAQVNKYQADFSRLSAAEQQAAVQLASTHGSDRASRDDRSEPAPTGPIVADSAAAQTAVDTAMAQRGKPYVWAAAGPSSFDCSGLVLYAYKAAGISLPHSSLQQSRMGQAVSRSDLRPGDLIFFYSPVSHVGIYIGNGQMVHAPTSGDVVKVASIDAVGGITAMRRIAG, from the coding sequence ATGGCGACCGCTCGGACGTCCTTCCCGCGCCCGAACCTCCCGCTGCGCCCCCTCCGCACCGTCCGCCGGACGGTCCTCGTGCTCACCGGTGCGATCGCCGTCTCGGCCGGCATCGCCTTCGTCCCGCAGGTGGCCTCCGCCGCTCCGGACGCGCCGGCGACCGCGAAGGAGGCCGCCGAGCTGATGGCCGCCCGGGCCCACGACCTCGAGGTCGTGACCGAGCAGTTCAACACCGCGCGGTCCGAGCTGGAGACCCAGCAGGCCGCGGCAAAGGCCGCCGCCGACGCGGTCGCCAAGGCCCAGGCCGACCTGGCCACCGCGCAGGCGCAGGTCCGCGGGATCGCCCGCAGCGCCTTCACCGGCGGCACCACCAACGGCTTCTCGGCGATGATGACCAGCGACAGCGCCGACGAGTTCGTGGACAAGATGTCGACGCTGCAGATGGTCGCCGACCACCAGAACGCGATCCTCGACCAGGTCGCCGCCGCCAGCCAGGCCGCCGCCCAGGCGCAGACCGTGGCCGCGAAGTCCGCCGCCGATGCGCAGTCCAGGTACGACAAGGTGGCCGCCCAGCAGGCCGACCTGCAGGCCCAGGTGAACAAGTACCAGGCCGACTTCAGCCGCCTCTCGGCCGCCGAGCAGCAGGCCGCCGTCCAGCTCGCCAGCACGCACGGCAGCGACCGCGCCAGCCGCGACGACCGCTCCGAGCCGGCGCCGACCGGGCCGATCGTGGCCGACAGCGCCGCGGCGCAGACCGCCGTCGACACGGCCATGGCCCAGCGTGGCAAGCCGTACGTGTGGGCGGCGGCCGGCCCCAGCTCCTTCGACTGCTCCGGCCTGGTGCTGTACGCCTACAAGGCCGCGGGGATCAGCCTGCCGCACTCCAGCTTGCAGCAGTCGCGCATGGGCCAGGCGGTCTCGCGCAGCGACCTGCGGCCCGGCGACCTGATCTTCTTCTACAGCCCGGTCAGCCACGTGGGCATCTACATCGGCAACGGCCAGATGGTGCACGCGCCGACGTCCGGCGACGTGGTCAAGGTGGCCAGCATCGACGCCGTCGGCGGGATCACCGCCATGCGCCGCATCGCGGGCTGA
- a CDS encoding phytoene desaturase family protein, producing MAVPRYDAVVVGGGHNGLTAAAYLARAGRSVLLLERLAELGGAAVSRQVFDGVDVRLSAYSYLVSLLPDRVVADLGLRLRLADRSVASYTAVERNGRSQGLLVERDEGPATAASFRSLTGSDDELAGWQRFYARLATLAEDLAPTLTEPLLAPDELAARLRDPALWHDLRERPLADVVADHLSDDVVRGVALTDGLIGTFADLHDAGSPAGRCFLYHLIGNGTGLWRVPVGGMGAVSAALADAARGAGAELVTRATVTALEARRDGVTVHWTDDDGATRAADAGHAVVGAAPTVLAELLGTDPGPWPSGSQLKVNMVLARLPRLRSGADPATAFAGTFHVDEAAAQLDAAYAQAAAGRLPDVIPFEVYCHSLTDPSILGPSARAAGLHTLTLFGLHTPAELYRADNEGTRAEAVRRVVAQLDAHLDEPLLDCLARDAQGQPCLQAASPVDVEASLAMPGGHIFHGDLSWPEARTADEVGTWGVATAHPRVVSASSGGTVRGGAVSGLGGYAAARHLLTPR from the coding sequence GTGGCAGTTCCCCGGTACGACGCGGTCGTTGTCGGAGGTGGACACAACGGCCTCACGGCCGCCGCCTACCTCGCCCGCGCCGGTCGCTCCGTCCTCCTGCTGGAGCGGCTCGCGGAGCTGGGCGGCGCGGCGGTCAGCCGCCAGGTCTTCGACGGCGTCGACGTCCGGCTCTCGGCCTACTCGTACCTGGTCAGCCTGCTGCCCGACCGCGTCGTCGCCGACCTGGGCCTGCGGCTGCGCCTCGCCGACCGGTCGGTCGCCTCCTACACCGCCGTCGAGCGGAACGGCCGCTCGCAGGGCCTGCTCGTGGAGCGGGACGAGGGCCCGGCGACGGCGGCCTCCTTCCGGTCGCTCACCGGGTCCGACGACGAGCTCGCCGGCTGGCAGCGCTTCTACGCACGGCTGGCGACGCTGGCCGAGGACCTCGCCCCGACGCTCACCGAGCCGCTGCTGGCCCCCGACGAGCTCGCCGCCCGGCTGCGCGACCCCGCGCTGTGGCACGACCTGCGGGAGCGCCCGCTCGCCGACGTGGTCGCCGACCACCTGTCCGACGACGTCGTCCGCGGGGTGGCGCTCACCGACGGGCTGATCGGCACGTTCGCCGACCTGCACGACGCGGGCAGCCCCGCCGGGCGCTGCTTCCTGTACCACCTGATCGGCAACGGCACCGGGCTCTGGCGGGTACCGGTCGGCGGGATGGGCGCGGTCTCGGCCGCGCTGGCCGACGCCGCCCGCGGCGCCGGTGCCGAGCTGGTCACCCGGGCGACGGTGACGGCGCTGGAGGCCCGCCGGGACGGCGTCACGGTGCACTGGACGGACGACGACGGCGCGACCCGTGCCGCCGACGCCGGGCACGCCGTGGTGGGCGCGGCACCGACGGTGCTGGCCGAGCTGCTGGGCACCGATCCCGGTCCGTGGCCCAGCGGATCGCAGCTGAAGGTCAACATGGTGCTGGCGCGGCTGCCGCGGCTGCGGTCGGGCGCCGACCCGGCGACCGCGTTCGCCGGCACCTTCCACGTCGACGAGGCCGCCGCGCAGCTCGACGCGGCGTACGCGCAGGCCGCCGCCGGACGGCTGCCGGACGTGATCCCGTTCGAGGTCTACTGCCACTCCCTCACCGACCCGTCGATCCTCGGGCCGTCGGCGCGGGCGGCCGGGCTGCACACCCTGACCCTGTTCGGGCTGCACACGCCCGCCGAGCTCTACCGCGCCGACAACGAGGGCACCCGGGCCGAGGCGGTCCGGCGGGTGGTCGCCCAGCTCGACGCCCACCTGGACGAGCCGCTGCTGGACTGCCTGGCGCGGGACGCGCAGGGGCAGCCGTGCCTGCAGGCCGCCTCACCGGTCGACGTCGAGGCCTCGCTGGCCATGCCGGGCGGGCACATCTTCCACGGGGACCTGTCCTGGCCGGAGGCGCGCACCGCCGACGAGGTCGGCACCTGGGGCGTGGCCACGGCGCACCCGCGCGTCGTGTCGGCGTCGTCCGGGGGAACCGTGCGCGGCGGCGCGGTCAGCGGGCTCGGCGGCTACGCCGCCGCCCGCCACCTGCTCACCCCGCGCTGA